From the genome of Bifidobacterium asteroides, one region includes:
- a CDS encoding DUF721 domain-containing protein: protein MKAPIIETLHLDQRRLPALVFEGCTRRAATRQQRENSSRKAWYAFGKPGRDPAKLGGVVTSLAAGSGWTSHLKMARLRNQWDSVVGPGIAAHSRVVSYRDGVLIIQAQTTVWATQLTYLVPQLQATIVKRLGMPVKQIRVTGPHNYSFRRSRFDPPGRGVRDTYG, encoded by the coding sequence ATGAAGGCGCCCATAATTGAAACCCTGCACTTGGACCAGCGTCGACTGCCGGCCCTGGTCTTCGAGGGCTGCACCCGACGGGCGGCCACTCGTCAGCAGAGGGAGAACAGTTCCCGTAAGGCCTGGTATGCATTCGGCAAGCCCGGCCGCGACCCAGCCAAACTGGGAGGCGTGGTTACCAGTCTGGCTGCCGGAAGCGGGTGGACCAGCCATCTGAAGATGGCCCGGCTGCGCAACCAGTGGGACAGTGTGGTGGGACCCGGTATCGCCGCCCATTCGAGAGTGGTCTCCTACCGGGATGGCGTGCTGATCATTCAGGCGCAGACAACGGTCTGGGCCACTCAGCTGACCTACCTGGTCCCCCAGCTCCAAGCGACTATTGTCAAGCGGCTGGGCATGCCGGTAAAGCAGATCCGGGTGACCGGCCCCCACAACTACAGTTTCCGCCGTTCGCGGTTCGATCCACCTGGCCGAGGCGTGCGCGACACCTATGGATGA
- the recF gene encoding DNA replication/repair protein RecF (All proteins in this family for which functions are known are DNA-binding proteins that assist the filamentation of RecA onto DNA for the initiation of recombination or recombinational repair.) yields the protein MHISRLVLDHFRSWEHCVLDLEPGVTILEGRNGLGKTNLVEAIEVLSAGGSHRTSSSLPLVERGQSKATIRARVKQDGTATDYELTIAAKGSNRGRINGGPSLYQRDLVGRVPCVTFSPEDQLMVSGEPAARRAVLDQAGSQLDTDYFQVRQDFRHVARQRAALLKQLSQAGHDASGDGRDAALSGLEIWTGQFIRIGLDLSRRRAALVEALDQPFTDLYGRLAGPGQDARLTYRPSLEEIGPDRQTGPEVAEAVSRHFQRIYPGEVARGTNLIGPQRDDLAFTLNGMPAREFASNGEMWTLALALRLALLQVVKDRRSLEPIVILDDVFAQLDRGRRDQILDFARQQDQVLITVAADSDIPSLQGARLVDVSRLRPVQPSDPAAQDPAIASAMQDLRRTRGTAQDDSDISDGPKGNDLS from the coding sequence ATGCACATCTCCCGTCTGGTTCTGGATCACTTCCGTTCCTGGGAGCATTGCGTCCTCGATTTGGAGCCCGGGGTGACCATTCTCGAAGGACGGAACGGCCTGGGCAAGACCAACCTGGTCGAGGCCATCGAGGTCCTGTCTGCCGGCGGCAGCCATAGGACTTCATCTTCCCTGCCCCTGGTAGAGCGTGGACAGTCCAAGGCCACCATCAGGGCCAGAGTGAAGCAGGACGGTACCGCCACCGACTATGAGCTGACCATTGCCGCCAAGGGATCCAACCGTGGAAGAATCAACGGTGGGCCGTCCCTCTATCAGCGTGATTTGGTAGGCCGGGTGCCCTGCGTGACTTTCAGCCCCGAGGACCAGCTGATGGTCTCAGGAGAGCCGGCAGCCAGGCGGGCCGTGCTGGACCAGGCCGGCAGCCAGCTTGATACCGACTACTTCCAAGTTCGGCAGGATTTTCGCCATGTGGCCAGGCAGCGCGCTGCACTGCTCAAGCAGCTCTCCCAGGCGGGCCATGACGCCTCAGGTGATGGGCGCGATGCCGCTCTGTCCGGCCTTGAGATCTGGACTGGGCAGTTTATTCGCATCGGGCTGGATTTGAGCCGGCGACGAGCGGCTCTGGTAGAGGCCCTGGACCAGCCCTTCACCGATTTGTATGGTCGGCTGGCAGGACCTGGTCAGGACGCTCGATTGACCTACCGCCCTTCTCTGGAGGAGATCGGACCCGACAGGCAGACCGGTCCCGAGGTCGCCGAGGCCGTCAGTCGTCACTTTCAGCGGATATACCCGGGAGAAGTGGCCCGGGGCACCAATCTGATCGGTCCCCAGCGCGACGATCTGGCTTTTACCCTCAACGGCATGCCTGCCAGGGAGTTCGCCTCCAACGGTGAGATGTGGACCCTGGCCCTGGCTCTGAGGCTGGCTCTGCTGCAGGTGGTCAAGGACCGTCGCTCTCTGGAGCCCATCGTCATTCTGGATGATGTCTTCGCCCAGTTGGATCGCGGACGCAGGGATCAGATTCTGGACTTTGCCCGTCAGCAGGACCAGGTGCTGATCACTGTGGCCGCCGACAGTGACATCCCATCCTTGCAGGGCGCCAGGCTGGTGGATGTGTCCCGGCTGAGGCCCGTGCAGCCATCCGATCCGGCTGCCCAGGATCCGGCCATCGCCAGTGCCATGCAGGATCTGCGTCGAACCAGGGGGACAGCTCAAGACGACTCGGATATATCGGATGGGCCGAAGGGGAACGACCTGTCATGA
- the dnaN gene encoding DNA polymerase III subunit beta: MKVEVNSSALSDAVAWTTRIIPSRPASPILAGIRMEASDGTLKLSAFDYEVSARNHIEAGIDESGTALVLGKLLADITKSLPSEKTYLSTEGSKMTITSGKSTFSLQLMPDSEYPDLPAVPEPMGQVDAETFIQSISQSIVAVSREESRPVLTSVKTEITGDKVVMTATDRFRLSRSSFTWTPRDANFSTSMLIRGSLLRDIARSLDEHQNVTMDYEADNPTIMGVENAGKISTTQLIDGEFPAVDRLFSDEYPIQAVIARQDLIDAIKRVALVAERNAPIRMVFSGNEVTLSAGTADEAQAHEVLQADLDGEDITVAFNPNYLIDGLGAIAEPFVRIKMTSAVKAVEFNGQQEQDSEESMDYRYLLVPMRFNN, translated from the coding sequence ATGAAAGTAGAAGTGAATTCATCCGCACTCTCGGATGCAGTGGCATGGACCACCCGCATCATCCCCTCCCGACCGGCTTCGCCGATCCTGGCAGGCATCAGGATGGAAGCCTCTGACGGAACATTGAAGCTCTCTGCTTTCGATTACGAGGTTTCAGCGAGGAACCACATCGAGGCAGGCATCGACGAATCCGGAACAGCCTTGGTGCTGGGTAAACTGCTAGCTGACATCACAAAATCCCTGCCATCAGAGAAAACCTACCTGTCAACCGAGGGATCCAAGATGACCATTACCTCGGGCAAATCCACTTTTTCTCTGCAACTGATGCCTGACAGCGAATACCCCGATCTCCCTGCCGTTCCTGAGCCCATGGGCCAGGTAGATGCTGAGACCTTCATTCAGTCCATCTCCCAGTCCATCGTCGCTGTTTCCCGGGAAGAGAGCCGTCCGGTGCTGACCAGCGTCAAAACCGAGATCACTGGGGACAAGGTGGTCATGACCGCCACCGACCGTTTCAGGCTCTCCCGTTCAAGCTTCACTTGGACTCCTCGCGATGCCAACTTCTCCACCTCCATGCTTATCCGCGGCTCTTTGCTGCGGGACATCGCCCGTTCCCTGGACGAGCACCAGAACGTGACCATGGATTATGAAGCCGACAACCCCACCATCATGGGCGTGGAAAACGCTGGCAAAATATCCACTACCCAGCTGATCGACGGGGAATTCCCTGCAGTAGATCGTCTCTTTTCAGACGAGTACCCCATCCAAGCTGTCATCGCCCGGCAGGATCTGATCGACGCCATCAAGCGTGTGGCCCTAGTAGCCGAGCGCAATGCCCCAATCCGTATGGTTTTCTCCGGCAACGAGGTGACCCTGAGCGCAGGCACGGCTGACGAAGCGCAGGCCCATGAAGTTCTGCAGGCGGATCTGGACGGTGAGGACATCACAGTGGCTTTCAATCCCAACTACCTGATCGACGGGTTGGGCGCCATTGCTGAGCCTTTTGTCCGCATCAAGATGACCTCGGCAGTCAAGGCTGTAGAGTTCAACGGCCAGCAGGAGCAGGATTCCGAAGAGTCCATGGACTACCGTTACCTGCTTGTGCCCATGCGCTTCAACAACTGA
- the dnaA gene encoding chromosomal replication initiator protein DnaA: MAQDPLDAAAQAKRIWDSVLQVLRYSSSLTSRDKGWLEDITPEAVFGTTIVLRVSSKATQEAVQGPLSQPLLNALQLVTNQEMFPAIKIVYPEQMAKQKAADQQNDQRASAMAGSVPGSGEFRQVPGPAQDPYSDYQRQAGIDRSPGSETHSDWRTENAGTSKSPIVSVNDFHEGTYVPMTLDMQAELSEPSPAVRSTAGADADQQSEAERTASRPAFTVPRFPMSQNRVERDPQTHLNKNATFDTFVPGDSNRFARTVALAVAEGSGQDFNPLCIYGSSGLGKTHLLNAIGNYALVKDPSLKVRYVNSEEFTNEFIDALQNSTQGSGQIAEFNRRYRQVDVLLIDDIQFLGGKEATLDQFFHTFNALHDANKRIVIASDVAPKNLKGFESRLISRFDSGLTVDVKPPDRETRVAILRMMASMNGVSIPNEVLDLIAERFTENIRELEGALTRVTAVASLNNQPVTTALAEQTLQDFFSTDVEIKPTDIISQVAKYFHLTFDDIVGRTRTKNIALARQIAMYLAREMTSMSLVDIGEVFGGRDHTTVMHAYTRISNEMQEKREIYNYVMELTVRLKQPQE; the protein is encoded by the coding sequence ATGGCGCAGGATCCGCTGGATGCCGCTGCCCAGGCCAAGAGAATCTGGGATTCGGTCCTGCAGGTGCTCCGCTACAGCAGCTCATTGACCTCCAGAGACAAGGGCTGGCTGGAGGACATCACCCCCGAGGCGGTTTTCGGCACCACCATCGTTCTCAGGGTCTCCTCCAAGGCCACTCAGGAGGCTGTGCAGGGACCGCTCAGCCAGCCGCTCCTCAATGCATTGCAGCTGGTCACCAACCAGGAAATGTTCCCGGCCATCAAAATCGTCTACCCAGAGCAAATGGCCAAGCAGAAAGCTGCCGATCAACAGAATGACCAACGCGCGTCCGCCATGGCTGGCTCTGTCCCGGGCAGCGGCGAGTTCCGTCAGGTTCCCGGTCCTGCTCAGGATCCCTATAGCGACTACCAGCGTCAGGCCGGCATCGACCGATCGCCCGGCTCAGAGACCCACTCGGACTGGCGGACCGAGAATGCTGGAACCTCCAAGTCCCCGATTGTTTCTGTCAATGACTTCCACGAAGGCACCTATGTGCCTATGACCCTGGATATGCAGGCCGAACTGTCCGAGCCCTCCCCCGCTGTGAGGTCAACGGCAGGCGCTGATGCCGACCAGCAGAGCGAGGCAGAGAGGACCGCATCCCGACCCGCCTTCACCGTGCCCCGCTTCCCCATGAGCCAGAACCGAGTGGAGCGCGACCCGCAGACCCACCTGAACAAGAATGCCACCTTTGATACCTTCGTCCCAGGCGACTCCAACCGCTTTGCGCGAACCGTAGCCTTGGCCGTGGCCGAAGGGTCAGGCCAGGATTTCAATCCTTTATGTATCTACGGCAGCTCAGGCCTGGGCAAGACCCACCTGCTCAACGCCATTGGCAACTATGCCCTGGTCAAGGATCCTTCGCTCAAGGTCCGATACGTCAACTCGGAGGAATTCACCAACGAATTCATCGACGCCTTGCAGAACTCCACCCAAGGGTCGGGCCAGATCGCGGAATTCAACCGCCGCTATCGGCAGGTGGATGTGCTTCTTATCGATGATATCCAGTTTCTGGGGGGCAAGGAAGCCACCCTGGACCAATTCTTCCACACCTTTAATGCCTTACATGACGCCAACAAGCGCATCGTCATCGCCTCGGACGTGGCCCCCAAGAATCTGAAAGGCTTCGAATCACGACTGATCTCGCGTTTCGATTCGGGTCTGACTGTGGATGTCAAACCTCCGGACCGGGAGACCCGGGTGGCCATCCTCAGAATGATGGCCTCCATGAACGGGGTCAGCATTCCCAACGAGGTTCTGGATCTGATCGCGGAACGCTTCACCGAGAACATCCGAGAGCTTGAGGGGGCCCTGACCCGTGTCACCGCCGTGGCCAGCCTTAACAATCAGCCGGTCACCACAGCCCTGGCCGAACAGACTCTGCAAGACTTCTTCTCTACGGATGTGGAGATCAAGCCCACTGACATCATCTCCCAGGTGGCCAAATACTTCCATCTGACCTTTGACGACATTGTCGGCCGCACGCGCACCAAGAACATCGCCCTAGCCCGACAGATAGCCATGTATCTGGCGCGGGAGATGACCAGCATGTCCTTGGTAGATATCGGCGAGGTCTTCGGTGGCCGCGATCACACCACAGTCATGCACGCCTATACACGTATCTCCAATGAGATGCAGGAAAAACGAGAGATTTACAACTACGTCATGGAGCTGACCGTCCGGCTCAAACAGCCTCAGGAATGA